The stretch of DNA GGTATCTGCCATGTGTACATCGATGACCGTGCCGACAGCGGCAAGGCCCTGAAGATTGCATTGAACGCCAAGACCCACCGCTACGGCACCTGTAACACCATGGAGACCCTGCTGGTGGCAGAGTCGCAAGCTGAGCAGCTGCTGCCGGAGCTGGCAGCGCTCTACGCTACCCACGGGGTAGAGCTGCGGGGTTGCCCCCGTACCTGTGCACTGCTCCCCGAGGCGGTGCCAGCCACCGAGGCGGACTGGTCGACCGAATACCTGGCGCCGGTCCTGGCCATCCGCGTCGTCAGCGGTATGGAGCAGGCGATTGAACACATCAACCGCTACGGCTCCCACCACACCGATGCGATCGTCACTGAGGATTTAAGCAAGGCGCGCCGCTTCCTGACCGAAGTGGATTCCGCCTCGGTGATGGTCAACGCCTCCACCCGCTTTGCCGACGGCTTTGAATATGGGTTGGGGGCTGAGATCGGCATCTCAACTGACAAGATCCACGCCCGCGGACCGGTGGGCCTGGAGGGGCTGACCTCTGAAAAATACGTTGTGTTCGGAGATGGCCACATCCGCCAGTAATCCGAGCTGATCCTATCCCTAACGGAGAGATTTTTTTACTACATGCAATCTGAACAACTGAAAGACCTGGTGATCGAGTCCCTGGAAAACATGAAAGGCAAGGAGATCACCTGCCTCGATGTGCGGGAGCTCACCGACATTACCGACTACATGATCATCGTCAGCGGTACCTCCAATCGTCACGTAAAGTCATTGGCCGACGCCGTGGTAGAGGATGCCAAAAAGCAGGGGATTCGACCCCTGGGCAGTGAGGGAGAAGC from Aestuariirhabdus litorea encodes:
- the rsfS gene encoding ribosome silencing factor, with protein sequence MQSEQLKDLVIESLENMKGKEITCLDVRELTDITDYMIIVSGTSNRHVKSLADAVVEDAKKQGIRPLGSEGEAGSEWVLVDLDEVVVHVMLPATRQFYDLERLWEGSTRHAAD